The Novibacillus thermophilus genome segment TTCTTTGACTAGAGATGCAACGAAACCGGCCACTGCTCCGGCGCCGACAAAACTGAGGCACAACGCGGTAATGACGACGGTAAGGATAAAGACCATACTGTAACGGGCTGCGCGGAACCACTGCGGTTTCTGTTTTCTCACATGCAACCCTCCTTCTGGGGTGGCGTATCCTGTCGGGACATGTCGGACAAGTTTGTTCGGGTTCCATTATACCATAGCCTGCGTCATCATTTGACACGCTGCAGTCGGTGTGGTAAACATATGGAGAACGTATACGATAGGAAAGGCGATGAGCGAGTTCCAGTAGTCTGCACATCCCTTCACCTATGACGATGTCACGAAAGGGCAGCTTGTCGCGTTCAGAGAGTCGGTGGACGGTGCGAACCGATGAAGGCGTGCAGGTGAATTACAGCTCGTGAGCCGTGTCTGGCACCGGGTGGCGTCGTTATCCGCAGTCGAGCGAAGAAACAGCCGTTCTTCACAAGGGTGGTACCGTGGGATGGTCAATCTTGCCCCTTGAGTTGAACGGCTTTTTGCGTCAACTGCAGGGTCGCAGCACGACTTTTTCCAGTCGAGATAACTCGGCGCACCGACTGGAGGATGTGTGCGCCATCTTTTCTAGGGACTGATCAACTTAAAATCGTGAAAGGGGACGGATCATGTCTGATCGACAGATTGCGCAAGAAGTGGAACGCCAGTGGAATATTTTGCGCCGCGGGGTGGTGGAGATTATTCCCGAGGCGGAGCTGAAGGAGCGGCTTACCCGCTCTTTGAGAGAAGATCGACCGTTGAAAGTGAAGCTGGGTCTCGACCCGTCAGCGCCGGACATCCACATCGGTCACACGGTCGTCCTGCACAAGCTGCGCCAGTTCCAGGAGCTGGGGCACGTCGTGCAGCTCATCATCGGAGATTTTACGGGGAGGATCGGGGACCCGACCGGAAAATCGGAAACGCGGAAGCAGTTGACAGAAGCGGAGATCGAGGAGAATGCTCGAACGTATAAGGAACAGTTGTTTAAAATTTTAGATCCTGAACAGACGGAAGTGCACTTTAACAGCAAATGGCTCGCACCCCTCACGTTTTCCGATGTGTTGGAGCTGGCGGCCAAAACGACCGTGGCAAGGATGCTGGAGCGGGACGATTTTGAGAGGCGCTACCGCGCCAATCAGGCGATCAGCGTACACGAATTTTTCTACCCCCTCATGCAAGGGTATGACTCGGTCGCACTCGGGTGCGACGTGGAACTGGGGGGGACGGACCAAAAGTTCAACCTGCTCATGGGACGCCAGTTGCAGCAGGAATACGGCCAAGAGCCGCAAATTGTGATGATGTTGCCGCTCCTAGAAGGGTTGGACGGCGAAAAGAAGATGAGTAAAAGTCTCGGCAATTACATCGGTATTGACGATGAACCGAACGACATGTACGGAAAGGCCATGTCTGTGCCAGACGAGTTGATGTTGAAGTACTTCGAGCTGGCCACCGACCTCCCCATGGAAGAGTTGGAATTGCTGGAGCAACAGTTGACGACGGGGACCTTGCATCCTCGTGATGCCAAAATGCAACTGGCGAAGACGTTCGTCCGCATGTACCACGGAGAAGAAGCAGCGGAAGGAGCAGAGCAGCATTTTAAAACGGTGTTCCAGCAGAACGCCTTGCCGGAGGACATACCGGAAGTGGTCCTGGGCAAAGGAGAACTGGAAAACGGCAAGCTGTGGATCGTGAAATTGCTCACCCGACTGGATCTCGTGCCGTCCAACGGCGAGGCGCGGCGCATGGTCGGGCAAGGTGCCGTCAAAATCGACGGGCAAAAAGTCGAGGGAGCGGGTGTGGACGTCGATGTCACAGACGGCATGATCGTACAAGTGGGAAAACGCAAATTTGCCCGGGTGAGAGTGGAGGCATAAATTTGACGGAGTGTTGTCCACTGTCCGTCGGACTGTCCTCGCCCGGACGATTCCCCCCGGAGCTCCCTTCATCACCTTCTCCGTCGCTGTCGTCTCCGTTTCCGTCGCCGGGAGGTTCGTCAGGATCGTTTCCGGTTTCTCCGCCGTCAGACGGTTCGCCACCGTCTTTTCCGTCTTCTGGCGGCGGTTCGTCGCCGTTTGGGTCGTCGTCGTTCCCTGGAACCTCATCACCTTCTTGCCCTTTTACGGGATGGCGACCGTCGTTCGGCTTTCTAGTGTCTGTGGCCTCCTCGTCGGACGTGGTGTTCTGATCGGCCGGTTTTTCCCTTTTAGGGGTGGGCTCGTCTCTGTCGCCCGCTTGGTGTTTCTGTTTCTCTTCTTTCGGTTCGCAGAGCTCGTCCGGCACCTGATCTGCCGAAAACAGTTCGGAATAGACCGTGCCGGGAGCGTGCTTGCCATTGGCAGCACGCTTTCCGGAGTCTTTACATATAGACACGCTGACGAGGCCGTCGGGCCGTTCGAATTGACTTCCCGCTGGGGACAGGTCCGGGACCGTCTCCTGTATGGTGTGAAACAGCTTTGTCCACATGATTTTAGCCAAGTTTTCATTGGGACGGACGACAGGAGACGTTTGTTCATAGTCGTATCCGACCCAAACGCTCATGGCGATCTCGGGGGTGTAGCCGACGAACCACACGTCCTTCGCGTGTTGTGTCGTTCCCGTTTTGCCGGCGACGTCGTAAGCGCCGCTAATCCGACTCCCGATCCATGTGCCCGTGCCACTCTTCAACACATCGCGCAACACGTCGGTCAACAGATAGGCGGATTTTTCCGACATCATGCGTTTCGGTTTTACTTTGTGTTCGTAAACGGTGCTTCCTTCAGCGTCCTCAATGCGTTGGATGAGATACGGCTCGTTGAACGCTCCCTTGTTGGCAAACATGGCGTACGCGCTGGCCATCTGCTCCGGGGAGAAGCCGTTCACTCCCAAGACGCCCACAGGGACGCGCTGCTCGGGAGGGACGTCCATGCCCATGTCGGCGATGAATTCGTAGCCTTTTTCAATCCCGACTTTGCGAAAAGCGTCGATGGCTGCGACGTTGTATGAGTGTTTCAGCGCTTCGCGCACAGTGACGTTGCCGTGGAAGTTGTGGGCGTAGTTGCTGACGGTGTGTCCGCCGACTTTAGCCACTTCAGGGGTATCTTTCAAAACCGTTCCCGGCTGAAGGACGCCGCTCGCCATTCCCGGGCCGTAAGCTAAAAGGGGTTTGGCCGAGGAGCCGGGCTGTTTATACGCGTCGAGGGCGCGGTTCTTAATGTGTTCCTTGTCTCTGCCGCCGACGAACGCCAGCAGAGCCCCGGTTTTTACGTCGATGACGACCGATCCGACTTGCTCTTTGGCGATGATCTCGCCGTTGATTCCTTCAACTTTTACTTCGACATCCGGCTTGTAGCCGTCGTATTCCCGAACGGCTTCGTTTAAAGCGTCGTACAGTTTCAGGTCTATCGTCGTGTGTATGCGGTAACCGCCTTCTGCAAGGCGTGATTTGTATTCGGCGAGCAGGCGGTCGTACTGCTTCGGCTGTAGTTTCTCCAGTTGGATGTCGTCCAGCTCCATCAGTTTTTCTGCCGCCCGCTTGTGAACTGCTTCGAACAAGTAAGGGTACTGTTCATACGTGTAAGGCGCCGGTTCGGCGAGGGACGCTTTCAAGTCAAACGATGTTGCCTTTTGGAATTGGGCATCGGTGATTTTACCGTTTTCCAGCATGCGGCTCAATACCGTATGCTGGCGCTGAAGCCCGGCTTTCAGCGTGTCCTCTTCCAGTGGAGAGTAAGCGTTCGGTCGCTGCGGCATGCCCGCTAAGTACGCGGCCTGGGCAAGGTTTAAGTCCTTGGCGCTGACGCCAAAGAGGCTTTCCGCTGCGGCTTCAATGCCGTATAAATGTTCACCGCCCGGTCCTCGCCCAAAGTAAATGCGGTTGATGTACGAGGTCAAAATATCTTCTTTGTCAAATAGGCGTTCAAGGCGCAGGGCGAGGAATATTTCCCGCGCTTTGCGGCTGTACGTCTTTTCCGGGTCTTTGAGCACAGACAGTTTGACGAGTTGTTGGGTAATGGTGCTGCCGCCGGTCGTGGTAGAACTGCCGATGAGGTCTTGGACTGCCGCCCGCAGGAGCGAACGGGGAACGATGCCGGCGTGTTCGAAAAATTCTTTGTCCTCTGTCGCGACGATGGCGTCGACAAAGTAAGGGGAGACGTCTTTCAGTTTCACGAGCACGCGATCGTTCGCTGTGCGCAGTTCACCGCTGCCGATCGGTTTGCCGTTCTTGTCGAACAGGAAACTCGTCAGTGTGAACTGTTCGATGTCTTGTTTTAGCTCTTCTTTGCTCGGTATCGGTTGTTCTTTGACATGGGAAGCGACAAATCCCGCTGCAGTTCCCACCGCGATGAAGCCGGCTGCGAGTCCGAGGACGATCACTGCGAGGATAGACGTGATGATGTATTGACAAACACGGAACCAGCGCGGCTTTTTTCTCTCCGGCAAATTGGCCATGGAACCCACCCCGTAGGCGACGAACTGAACATCTAACTACAAGATATGGGGAAGGCATGGCCGACATGCCACAATAAAAAACACCCCGCTCGGGGTGTTTGGGTGTCTTAACGGGAATAGAATTCGACGATGAGTGTTTCGTTGATCTCAGAAGGAAGTTCTGCGCGTTCCGGCAAACGTGTCAACGTGCCTTCTTTTTTCTCTTCGTCAAACGACAAGTAGTCCGGCAAGAAGTTCCGATTTTCCAACGCCTCTTTCACGATGTCGAGGTTGCGGCTCTTCTCCCGAAGCCCGATGACGTCGTTCGGCTTGACCTGGTAGGACGGGCGGTCCACTTTTTTGCCGTTGACGGTGACGTGGCCGTGAACGACCAGTTGGCGTGCCTGTGCACGAGTGCGGGCCAGACCTAAACGGTAGACGAGGTTGTCCAGACGGCACTCGAGCAAGATCATGAAGTTCTCGCCGTGAACTCCTGTCATTTTTCCGGCCTTCTCGAACGTACGACGGAATTGTTTTTCCGACAAACCGTACATGTGACGCAGTTTTTGCTTTTCTTGAAGCTGCAGCCCGTACTCACTCAACTTACGCCGCTGCGTAGCGCCGTGCTCGCCCGGCGGGTACGGACGTTTTAGTTCTTTACCGGTTCCGCTCAAAGAAATGCCCAAGCGGCGGCTTAATTTCCAGCGAGGTCCTGTGTAACGTGCCATAATCTTTCAATCTCCTTTGCATCATTTGTGTGAGGAACAAATGATGGGATGTGCCTGATTTTTCCACGCAGCCCGGATAGCACGGAGACTGCGTGCGGCTGGCCTGTTGCCGCGGTAGGCAGCCGAATCAGGGAGGGTGATCACATCACCATGCGTTTGCTATCCTCCATCCAAATACACAAGTCGCATTATAGCGAAACAGGCAAATGAAGTCAATGGACTGAAGCGATTTTGTTAAACGTCCGTGATATTGTCATATTGTAACGCGTCAGTGAAAATGTCACATATGGGAGAGAACATATTCATGAGCAGACAAGAGCTGAAGCGTTACACCGTCATTGATCGCTGGATTCAAGGTTTGATCACAGGAGGTGAAGCCGCTGAACTCCTTGGGTTAAGTTACCGCCAGGTTTGTCGTCTCAAAAAACGGGTGCTTGAGGAGGGGGAAACGGGGATTATCCACAAAAACAAAGGACGCAAACCGGCACACGCACTGTCTGACAATACACGTCAAAGAATTCTGGAGCTCCACCAAAGCGATGCGTATCAAGGGTGTAATGATGTGCATTTTGCCGAATTGTTGGCCAAGTACGAAGGAATTCACGTCAGTCCGTCAACCGTGCGTCGCATTCGCTCTGAGGCCGGCATCAAACCGAAACGCAAACGGCGCCCGCCGAAAGTGCATCGCCCGCGACAGCGCAAACCGCAGCCAGGCATGTTGGTCCAAATGGACGGCAGTCCTCACCCTTGGCTGGAAGATCGGGCAGAACCGATGTCCCTTCTTGCCGCCATTGATGATGCCACCGGTCACATTGTGGCTGCGCTTTTCCGGCCACAAGAAGACACGGAAGGTTATTTCAGGCTCACACAACAGATGATCGAGCAGAAAGGTATTCCGATGAGTGTGTATTCGGATCAACACATGATTTTCCGTTCCCCTAACGAGAAGCAAACGATCGAGCAGGAATTGGCGGGAGAACCCGTTCCGTTGTCGCAATTCGGACAAGCCCTGGAGGAGTTAGGCATAACTCACATCAAGGCCTT includes the following:
- the tyrS gene encoding tyrosine--tRNA ligase, which translates into the protein MSDRQIAQEVERQWNILRRGVVEIIPEAELKERLTRSLREDRPLKVKLGLDPSAPDIHIGHTVVLHKLRQFQELGHVVQLIIGDFTGRIGDPTGKSETRKQLTEAEIEENARTYKEQLFKILDPEQTEVHFNSKWLAPLTFSDVLELAAKTTVARMLERDDFERRYRANQAISVHEFFYPLMQGYDSVALGCDVELGGTDQKFNLLMGRQLQQEYGQEPQIVMMLPLLEGLDGEKKMSKSLGNYIGIDDEPNDMYGKAMSVPDELMLKYFELATDLPMEELELLEQQLTTGTLHPRDAKMQLAKTFVRMYHGEEAAEGAEQHFKTVFQQNALPEDIPEVVLGKGELENGKLWIVKLLTRLDLVPSNGEARRMVGQGAVKIDGQKVEGAGVDVDVTDGMIVQVGKRKFARVRVEA
- a CDS encoding transglycosylase domain-containing protein; its protein translation is MANLPERKKPRWFRVCQYIITSILAVIVLGLAAGFIAVGTAAGFVASHVKEQPIPSKEELKQDIEQFTLTSFLFDKNGKPIGSGELRTANDRVLVKLKDVSPYFVDAIVATEDKEFFEHAGIVPRSLLRAAVQDLIGSSTTTGGSTITQQLVKLSVLKDPEKTYSRKAREIFLALRLERLFDKEDILTSYINRIYFGRGPGGEHLYGIEAAAESLFGVSAKDLNLAQAAYLAGMPQRPNAYSPLEEDTLKAGLQRQHTVLSRMLENGKITDAQFQKATSFDLKASLAEPAPYTYEQYPYLFEAVHKRAAEKLMELDDIQLEKLQPKQYDRLLAEYKSRLAEGGYRIHTTIDLKLYDALNEAVREYDGYKPDVEVKVEGINGEIIAKEQVGSVVIDVKTGALLAFVGGRDKEHIKNRALDAYKQPGSSAKPLLAYGPGMASGVLQPGTVLKDTPEVAKVGGHTVSNYAHNFHGNVTVREALKHSYNVAAIDAFRKVGIEKGYEFIADMGMDVPPEQRVPVGVLGVNGFSPEQMASAYAMFANKGAFNEPYLIQRIEDAEGSTVYEHKVKPKRMMSEKSAYLLTDVLRDVLKSGTGTWIGSRISGAYDVAGKTGTTQHAKDVWFVGYTPEIAMSVWVGYDYEQTSPVVRPNENLAKIMWTKLFHTIQETVPDLSPAGSQFERPDGLVSVSICKDSGKRAANGKHAPGTVYSELFSADQVPDELCEPKEEKQKHQAGDRDEPTPKREKPADQNTTSDEEATDTRKPNDGRHPVKGQEGDEVPGNDDDPNGDEPPPEDGKDGGEPSDGGETGNDPDEPPGDGNGDDSDGEGDEGSSGGNRPGEDSPTDSGQHSVKFMPPLSPGQICVFPLVRSCRL
- the rpsD gene encoding 30S ribosomal protein S4 — its product is MARYTGPRWKLSRRLGISLSGTGKELKRPYPPGEHGATQRRKLSEYGLQLQEKQKLRHMYGLSEKQFRRTFEKAGKMTGVHGENFMILLECRLDNLVYRLGLARTRAQARQLVVHGHVTVNGKKVDRPSYQVKPNDVIGLREKSRNLDIVKEALENRNFLPDYLSFDEEKKEGTLTRLPERAELPSEINETLIVEFYSR
- a CDS encoding ISNCY family transposase; translated protein: MSRQELKRYTVIDRWIQGLITGGEAAELLGLSYRQVCRLKKRVLEEGETGIIHKNKGRKPAHALSDNTRQRILELHQSDAYQGCNDVHFAELLAKYEGIHVSPSTVRRIRSEAGIKPKRKRRPPKVHRPRQRKPQPGMLVQMDGSPHPWLEDRAEPMSLLAAIDDATGHIVAALFRPQEDTEGYFRLTQQMIEQKGIPMSVYSDQHMIFRSPNEKQTIEQELAGEPVPLSQFGQALEELGITHIKALTPQAKGRIERLFQTLQDRWIVELRLRGIDTIEEANTVLPELIKAHNEQFAVEPRDPESAFVPLEQGQALDLILCYREKRTLGTGETIAYKGKTYTIDRSDHQQTIPRKTRVEVRETLDGRLFVRHKGVDYPLKETVPPKRQSLPKQKASSEKQPHKPAPHHPWRQYRRTQSKSRIRQRA